Part of the Dehalococcoidales bacterium genome, TTGCCGGACAGGGAATGCCTCATCTCGGAAACTCCTCCCGTGGCAACCTGGTGGCCCGGGTAAAAGTGATACTACCAACCAGGCTTTCGGCAGAAGAAAAGAAACTGTTCGAGCAGCTCAGTGAATTACGACCTGATTCTGGTTAAGAGGTGACCGATGACGTTGCCGGACAACGAGCCCCGTTACGTGATAAGCATCGCCGCCAGGATGCTCAATCTCCAGACCCATACCTTGCGCTATTACGAAAAGATTGGCATAATAGAACCATCCCGCTCCAGAGGGAACATCAGGTTATATTCGGATAGAGACATTGACTACCTCAAGCGGGTGAAAGAACTGATGGATGACCTGGGGATCAACCTGGCCGGTATCGATGTGATTTTACGCATGTCGCGGCGCATGACCGAACTACAGGAGCATATAGCCGGTCTGGAAGCAGAGCTGAAGAGACTGAGGCAAAAGTAGAATCTGAAACCAGGGATAACCCCCGGGGAATATTAAGTCGGGGTGGAACAAGGCGAGAGTTGTTTGATATAGAGCGCTTCCTTGAGGAGAAACTGAATCCGGTCTATAGAACTTATTACGCGCTCTGGGTCCACTGGTGGCCCCTGTGGAGAAGCTTCAGCGGACGGGAAATCCTGCGGAAGTGGCATAAAATAGACCTGGTGCAGGAGGGGCAGACCCTCCTGGACTACGGCTGCGGTACCGGTTCTTTTACTGTGCCAGCAGCTAAATTAATCGGCAGCAGAGGAAAAGTGTACGCTCTGGACTATTTTCCCCGGCAGCTGGAAATGGTAGCGGAACAGTCAAAAAAAGAGGGACTGACCAATATGGAAACCATACTCTCCAGCCGGGAAACCGGGTTGCCGGATGAATGCGTGGATGTAGTCTGGATGTGTGATGTACTGCACGAGATTAAAGAAAGACGGGCGGTACTGGAAGAGTTACACCGGATATTAAAGGAAAACGGGACTCTGGCTTTATATGATGGCATGAAAGAAAGGGTCTTAATCTACACTAACGGTCTCTTTAGCCTGGCGGAGAGGGACGGCAAGTTCTTCAGGTTTACTAAAGTAAAATAGAGAGGTGCCCATTGGGGGTAAGACAATTAGAGCAGGTGGCCTCAGGCAAAAACTGGCCTTACTATCTCTTGAGCGGGCTAGCCTTTTTGCTGACCCTGGTGATAGCTACGGCCGCGTTTTATTTCCGCGATGAAATACAGAACGCTCGTGCCTACGGCTATACGGGCGGGTTCCTGGTCAGCATTCTTGCCGGGGTAACCATTATTCCTGCCCCCAGCCTGCTGGTGACATTCACCCTCGGGCACGTACTGAAGCAGCCGGTCTATGTCGGGCTGATAACCGGTTTTGGTGAGGCTTTGGGCGGCATCACAATATACCTGACCGGAGCCGGGATGGAGACGATATGCTCACGACTCCAGGCTAAAGAGCAAATCTGGGAACATCAGACAAGCTCTCGTTATAATATAGTGCGGCCGTTCCAGTCCCGGCTCTGGCCTAAAGGACAGGTTTTCTACGACCGCCTGGTGAAATGGGTCGGTGGCCGCATCGGCGCCTGGATTATCTTCATTGTCGCCGCCATACCGCTCAGTCCCTTCTATTTTGCCGGCCTGGCGGCTGGTTCATGCAGAATGAACTTTACACGGTTTTTCCTGGCTAGCTGGGCGGGCAAGACCATAAAAGGAATGATTGTAGCCTTCGCCGGTTACGGAGGCCTCTATATCATATTAAAATGGTTTGGTGGTTAATAAATAATGAGCAATCTCCTCGCTCTAGAGAAAGAGGCTCAAGGTATCGCCAAACAACTCTTCGGGGCTGATACAAATAAGTGTACCGGCTTTATCAGCAGGTTGCTGGATATTTACACCAACGCTGAAGACAAAGATTTCATCCTTATTCATAACCCCGGTGGGTGGGGCAAGACACCCCTGCAACAACTCTTACAGTGGGAGCAAAGCATTGTGGAAGGAGTCAGTGGTACTATAGGAAGGCTGGGGTATACCTGGTTTTTGATGCAGTATTTCCGCACCAATAACGGCTGGCGGGAGATAATGAGAGACATCAAGGAGCAAACTCACTTCTTCTCTGTCAAAGCGAATATTCTGGCAACCGAGTTGAAATTTATCACCCGGCATCTCGAAGACCTCAGGGTGATAATGATTGGAGTCAGTCAGGGAGCAGCTTTCAGCAATGCCGTATTACAGCAGCAGAACGGGCTTGACCGGATTTTTAGCATAGAGCTGGGTACACCCTTCCCCTATAAATCTCGAAGGGTAATTACTGAAAGAACCCTGGCCCTGGATAGTAACGGTTTGATGCCTGATGCTCTGATGGAGTGGGACGTGCCGACGATAGCCAGAACCTATCTCGTGGCCCCCTTTCGCTGGCTTAAATACACACTGCAGGGGAAACGGATAAAGTTCACCCACTGTGTCAACGTTCCGGGTCATGATTATAACTGGGACTACCCGGAAGTCCAGCGGCAGGTTGAGAAATTCCTCGTCCTCAATTTTGGCGTAAAAAGTAACGTTGAGGTGGAGTTAAAATGAAACAGGAAAGATTTACCGAACAGGCGTGGGAAGCGATAACCGCATCCCAGCAGTTGGTGATTCAGTTTCACCATAACCAGTGGGACGTGGAACATATACTGCTAGCCCTGCTCACACAGGAGAGGGGACTGGTTGTTGAAATAATGCAGGAGCTCGCCGTTAACGCGGAAGAAATCAGGCAGCGGATGGAAGCGACCATGGAAAGAATGCCTAAAGTTGCCTACGCTACGACGCAGATTTACGCCACGCCGCGCATTAACGCTCTTTTCATGGCAGCCGATGCCGAATCAAAGAGGCTGAATGACGAGTTCATCGGCACGGAACACCTGCTCATCGCCATCACCGGGGAGGAACAGGGTGAGGCCACCACTATTCTAAAAAGCTTCGCCATTAACCAGGAGAAGGTATTCCAGGCCCTGCAGAAACTCCGGGGCGGGCACCGTGTCACTGATGCCAGGGCGGAAAGCAGATACCGCTCTCTGCAAAAATACGGTCGTGACCTGACGGAGCTGGCTCGCCAGGGTAAGCTTGACCCCGTCATCGGACGTGAGAATGAGATTAAAAGGGTGATGCAGATTCTGACCCGCCGTACCAAGAATAACCCGGTAATCGTCGGTGATGCCGGTGTGGGTAAGACCGCCATTGCCGAAGGTCTGGCGCAAAAGATTGCCGCTGAAGATGTGCCGGACTCTCTTAAAGGGCGCCGCGTAGTCGCCCTCGATATGGGGGCGCTGGTGGCCGGGAGCAAGTTCCGCGGTGAATTCGAAGAGCGCCTAAAAGCGGTGATGGATGAGGTACGTAACTCCCAGGGCGAGGTTATATTGTTTATTGACGAAATTCATACCGTGGTCGGCGCGGGCGCCGCTGAAGGCTCCATTGACGCCAGTAATATGCTCAAGCCGGCGCTGGCTCACGGTGAGTTACAGACGGTGGGCGCTACCACTATTGACGAATACCGGAGGTTTATTGAGAAGGACAAAGCCCTGGAACGGCGTCTCCAGCCGGTATTTGTCGGCGAGCCCACTGTTGAGTCCACTATCGAGATGCTCAAGGGCCTGCGTCCCCGTTACGAGGCTCATCACAAGATCAAGATTAGTGATGAGGCGCTGGAAGCAGCCGCCCGGCTGAGCCAGCGTTATATCTCAGACCGGCAACTGCCCGATAAGGCGATCGACCTCATCGATGAGGCCGCCAGTAAACTGCGCATTGATACCGAAAGCGCCCCGCCGGAGGTGAAAACCCTGGAGCAGCAATTGAAACAATTGACCAACGAGGAAGAAGCCGCCTCCCAGCGGCAGGAGTATGAGCGCGCCGTCCAGCTTAAAGCGGAAAGAATACGCCTGGAAGAAGAATATAATCAGGCTAAGAATGCCTGGCATCAGAAGGAGAAGATTGACGAAACCGTGGATGCCGAAACTATTGCCAGGCTAATCTCCAACTGGACAGGCATACCGGTATCCCAGATGCTCGAGGGTGAGGCGGAGAAGCTGCTTCATATGGAGGAAAGAATCCACGAAAGACTGGTCAACCAGGAGGAGGCGGTAACCGCCATCTCTGAAGCCATTCGCCGCAGCCGGGCCGGTCTCAAAGACCCGAGACGGCCCATCGGCAGTTTTATGTTCCTTGGTCCTACCGGGGTCGGCAAGACAGAGCTGGCGCGCACCCTGGCCCGGTTCCTGTTCGACGATGAAAACGCGATGGTACGGCTGGATATGTCAGAATATCAGGAAAGGCACACGGTATCCCGCCTTATCGGCGCCCCGCCTGGCTATGTTGGCTACGAGGAAGGAGGGCAACTCACCGAAGCGGTAAGACGCCGTCCCTACCGGGTAATCCTGCTCGATGAAATTGAAAAGGCGCACCCGGAGGTATTCAATAGCCTGCTTCAGCTTCTTGATGACGGGCGTTTGACTGATGGGCACGGGCGTACGGTAGATTTTAAGAACACCGTGATAATCATGACCAGCAATGCCGGAGTCGAGCTTATCAAGCGTG contains:
- a CDS encoding MerR family transcriptional regulator, coding for MTLPDNEPRYVISIAARMLNLQTHTLRYYEKIGIIEPSRSRGNIRLYSDRDIDYLKRVKELMDDLGINLAGIDVILRMSRRMTELQEHIAGLEAELKRLRQK
- a CDS encoding class I SAM-dependent methyltransferase; its protein translation is MFDIERFLEEKLNPVYRTYYALWVHWWPLWRSFSGREILRKWHKIDLVQEGQTLLDYGCGTGSFTVPAAKLIGSRGKVYALDYFPRQLEMVAEQSKKEGLTNMETILSSRETGLPDECVDVVWMCDVLHEIKERRAVLEELHRILKENGTLALYDGMKERVLIYTNGLFSLAERDGKFFRFTKVK
- a CDS encoding VTT domain-containing protein → MGVRQLEQVASGKNWPYYLLSGLAFLLTLVIATAAFYFRDEIQNARAYGYTGGFLVSILAGVTIIPAPSLLVTFTLGHVLKQPVYVGLITGFGEALGGITIYLTGAGMETICSRLQAKEQIWEHQTSSRYNIVRPFQSRLWPKGQVFYDRLVKWVGGRIGAWIIFIVAAIPLSPFYFAGLAAGSCRMNFTRFFLASWAGKTIKGMIVAFAGYGGLYIILKWFGG
- a CDS encoding AAA family ATPase, with translation MKQERFTEQAWEAITASQQLVIQFHHNQWDVEHILLALLTQERGLVVEIMQELAVNAEEIRQRMEATMERMPKVAYATTQIYATPRINALFMAADAESKRLNDEFIGTEHLLIAITGEEQGEATTILKSFAINQEKVFQALQKLRGGHRVTDARAESRYRSLQKYGRDLTELARQGKLDPVIGRENEIKRVMQILTRRTKNNPVIVGDAGVGKTAIAEGLAQKIAAEDVPDSLKGRRVVALDMGALVAGSKFRGEFEERLKAVMDEVRNSQGEVILFIDEIHTVVGAGAAEGSIDASNMLKPALAHGELQTVGATTIDEYRRFIEKDKALERRLQPVFVGEPTVESTIEMLKGLRPRYEAHHKIKISDEALEAAARLSQRYISDRQLPDKAIDLIDEAASKLRIDTESAPPEVKTLEQQLKQLTNEEEAASQRQEYERAVQLKAERIRLEEEYNQAKNAWHQKEKIDETVDAETIARLISNWTGIPVSQMLEGEAEKLLHMEERIHERLVNQEEAVTAISEAIRRSRAGLKDPRRPIGSFMFLGPTGVGKTELARTLARFLFDDENAMVRLDMSEYQERHTVSRLIGAPPGYVGYEEGGQLTEAVRRRPYRVILLDEIEKAHPEVFNSLLQLLDDGRLTDGHGRTVDFKNTVIIMTSNAGVELIKRETSLGFVAPKGGARVERQSYDDMKSKVLTEVRKTFRPEFLNRLDDIIVFHELTEEQLSHIIDLIVQDLQERLAERKLELEITDTAKSWLVKTGYDPIYGARPLKRAVERYVENPLSSRILSGEFNEGDSVVVDLIDDALTFTSTTKKSRKPARAKHSTTGDSA